In Toxoplasma gondii ME49 chromosome X, whole genome shotgun sequence, a single genomic region encodes these proteins:
- a CDS encoding hypothetical protein (encoded by transcript TGME49_225860) produces MDAEMRLGVGRADCRHSSRRPNLSSGKISFQNLVLLSVCCVSVGIAGGPLCRQVAGLSLPSSSVSRAFIPELDPSLLSPTRHSVESSEMPDSARDSSALSRGESLSHSAFESTGEGDPSSRTTFRSSSAVSAEAAFPAATEGVLTRLGSGRGGRRRSRDRAGAAASTLLPTFGFSFTEKRGEDGSAAGSEAKGNSESAQTDQKSQHESADVKESSSATAENKSSDDFPESSSDYHPLRGLFHRMLSPVIPFLSPPPIRSATRMTILSPVNFLHSLWTPRISIITSVRNEDEKDEESSASESSEKQAGASGETSTTTTTTTTVSTSSVDESETSGASESAASGVEHEQKTGGSATEARDQPRAPEGAAEVQETAHAAEENGTAEEATRGAEAASPETTRGSGGEGDKVGEHTNSEPSASPNEKATPSPAEEEEKETNPGDEQGSSDSQALAENEKSDTKPDGESKSNAAPESAENEKNDSKPDGESHSNAAPESAENEKSDTKPDGESDSNAAPETAENENSESKPDGESHSNTAPEAAENENSESKPDGESHSNAASEAAENEKNDSKPDGESHSNAAPEAAENENSESKPDGESHSNAAPEAAENENSESKPDGESHSNAAPESAENGKNDTKPEGGNDGNAAPKSAENAEGKTKPEDEQGTKTASASAENEANVANPADEKESMNSPASAENEEKGANPSEPEKKEDDKKPGDEASSPDDTSQASVEEEARGKRQGMPEKAAESAEASAASPPKTPEEPAAGSGGETAEGEESSESLSKDKTSNPSSSPDSAPPAASLAGGSGFPGGETEPSKNASAVVVFKFCRQGHGKCVPEEAQTLERIKVYVDRNLKLDLRDHDDWTHIGTAMNKWLRDRFFNGREGKEFGWANALRGCILDWADPIGKFSPTWIMMKEKGHKPTKMYREMFLDFYTTDQDTGHRVPALVNCFHFLSGIEYFFVTSEKPLSATTGEGIADQALVLKSSIDVDYEYFLRNRAETGMSLEPPPPKTRQAVNMQQSSSRKWSSLSLAFSMVQKKRKMEAARQDKSSETSPRVSA; encoded by the exons CAGTTGGAATTGCCGGTGGCCCGCTTTGCCGACAAGTTGCCGGCCTAagtcttccttcctcctctgtctctcgcgcctttATTCCGGAGCTCGACCCCTCCCTGCTTTCTCCCACGAGGCACTCTGTAGAAAGTTCGGAGATGCCCGATTCTGCCCGAGACTCCAGTGCACTATCGAGAGGAGAGTCCCTGTCGCACTCCGCATTTGAGAGCACTGGGGAAGGAGATCCCTCATCGCGGACCACTTTCCGTAGTTCGTCTgcagtctctgcagaggcagcATTTCCCGCAGCCACTGAAGGAGTGCTGACTCGTCTAGGATCTGGGAGAGGCGGCCGTCGTCGGTCACGTGACCGGGCGGGGGCTGCCGCCTCCACACTTCTACCTACTTTTGGTTTCTCattcacagaaaaaaggggGGAGGATGGCAGTGCAGCAGGCTCAGAAGCAAAGGGAAATTCCGAATCTGCGCAGACGGACCAGAAATCACAGCATGAGAGTGCAGATGTCAAGGAGAGTTCCTCGGCAACCGCCGAGAACAAAAGCTCTGACGATTTTCCGGAGAGCTCTTCTGATTACCACCCATTGAGAGGGCTTTTCCACCGCATGCTGTCGCCGGTGATTCCCTTCCTTAGCCCACCTCCCATCAGATCCGCGACGCGGATGACGATC TTGAGTCCAGTAAactttctccactctttgTGGACGCCCCGTATATCGATTATTACCTCCGTTCGCAACGAGGATGAAAAGGATGAGGAGTCTTCTGCGAGT GAGAGTTCGGAGAAGCAAGCCGGTGCGTCTGGAGAAACGTCAACGACCACAACAACGACAACAACCGTGTCCACCTCTTCAGTTGACGAATCAGAGACTTCTGGCGCTTCCGAATCTGCCGCAAGCGGAGTAGAACACGAGCAGAAAACGGGAGGGTCGGCAACTGAAGCCAGGGACCAGCCGCGGGCGCCAGAGGGAGCAGCTGAGGTGCAGGAAACGGCGCATGCTGCTGAAGAGAACGGTACAGCTGAGGAAGCGACACGAGGAGCCGAAGCAGCGAGCCCGGAGACGACACGCGGAAGTGGTGGTGAGGGAGACAAAGTGGGAGAACACACAAATTCAGAACCTTCGGCGTCACCGAACGAGAAGGCCACACCGTCGCCTgctgaggaagaggaaaaggagacaaatcCTGGCGATGAGCAAGGCAGCAGCGATTCTCAGGCTCTGGCTGAAAATGAGAAAAGTGATACAAAACCAGATGGCGAATCGAAGAGTAATGCTGCTCCAGAGTCGGCTGAAAATGAGAAAAATGATTCAAAGCCGGATGGTGAATCACACAGTAATGCTGCTCCAGAGTCGGCAGAGAATGAGAAAAGCGATACAAAGCCGGATGGTGAATCAGACAGTAATGCTGCTccagagacggcagagaatGAGAACAGTGAATCAAAGCCGGATGGTGAATCACACAGTAATACTGCTCCAGAGGCGGCTGAGAATGAGAACAGTGAATCAAAGCCGGATGGTGAATCACACAGTAATGCTGCTTCAGAGGCGGCTGAGAATGAGAAAAATGATTCAAAGCCGGATGGTGAATCACACAGTAATGCTGCTCCAGAGGCGGCTGAGAATGAGAACAGTGAATCAAAGCCGGATGGTGAATCACACAGTAATGCTGCTCCAGAGGCGGCTGAGAATGAGAACAGTGAATCAAAGCCGGATGGTGAGTCACACAGTAATGCTGCTCCAGAGTCGGCTGAGAATGGGAAAAACGATACAAAGCCTGAAGGTGGAAACGATGGTAATGCTGCTCCAAAGTCGGCTGAAAACGCGGAAGGTAAGACAAAGCCTGAGGATGAACAGGGGACAAAAACAGCTTCTGCTTCAGCCGAAAATGAAGCGAATGTGGCAAATCCCGCCGACGAAAAAGAGTCCATGAATTCTCCAGCATCAGCAGAGAATGAGGAAAAGGGTGCAAACCCTTCTGAGcccgagaagaaagaggacgacAAAAAGCCCGGAGATGAAGCCTCATCGCCTGACGACACATCGCAAGCTtccgtggaagaagaagcgagaggcaaACGCCAGGGAATGCCTGAGAAAGCTGCAGAATCAGCAGAAGCGTCTGCGGCCTCTCCTCCGAAAACGCCCGAAGAACCTGCAGCAGGCTCAGGGGGCGAGACagctgagggagaagaaTCTTCAGAATCGCTTTCGAAGGACAAGACATCGAACCCTTCCAGCTCACCCGATTCTGCGCCGCCGGCCGCTTCTCTTGCAGGTGGTTCGGGATTCCCAGGTGGAGAGACGGAGCCAAGCAAAAACGCGTCCGCCGTTGTTGTGTTCAAGTTCTGTCGGCAAGGCCACGGGAAGTGCGTACCGGAAGAAGCGCAGACCCTCGAACGAATCAAAGTCTACGTGGATAGGAACTTGAAATTGGACTTGCGAGACCACGACGACTGGACACACATCGGAACGGCCATGAACAAGTGGCTTCGAGATCGATTTTTcaacgggagagaagggaaagaaTTCGGCTGGGCGAATGCGCTTCGAGGGTGCATCTTGGACTGGGCCGATCCTATAGGCAAGTTCTCACCTACATGGATTATGATGAAGGAAAAGGGGCACAAACCGACGAAAATGTACCGAGAAATGTTTCTCGACTTCTACACAACG GATCAAGACACCGGCCATCGTGTACCTGCCCTGGTGAACTGCTTCCACTTTCTCAGTGGCATTGAATATTTTTTCGTTACCTCAGAGAAGCCTCTTTCAGCAACGACGGGTGAAGGTATTGCAGACCAAGCACTTGTGCTGAAATCTTCGATTGACGTGGACTACGAATATTTTCTACGCAATAGGGCGGAAACGGGCATGAGCCTCGAACCGCCCCCACCGAAGACACGCCAAGCTGTGAACATGCAGCAATCCAGTAGCCGAAAATggtcgtctttgtctctcgccttttccatggtccagaagaaacggaaaatGGAAGCAGCGAGGCAGGACAAAAGTAGTGAAACCAGCCCCAGGGTCTCTGCGTAG